The following nucleotide sequence is from Juglans microcarpa x Juglans regia isolate MS1-56 chromosome 6D, Jm3101_v1.0, whole genome shotgun sequence.
ctttttctcttcttctcaatGCGATATTACCATTCTTATATAAGAATTATTGCATATGATAATCAACCTgacaaaaaaaaactctaaactAGCTCCCCATGGCGTGCATACAACAGTTTAgtttaaactaagtttcattaaCCCAAAGTCAGCCCACTTCTTATTTAAATGGGTACAGAGTGGCTTTACAGCATATGCAGCAACAAAGGAGGCATGTGTCACTGTCTGTTGACATGGTGAGTTAGTTACTGGCAAAGTGTTTACCTTGTATGTGTAGCCCGCATCTTAGCAAGTAAGTTTAGGGATACTTAAACATACCTTGTAAACAGGTCCAAAACCGCCCTCGCCAAGCTTATTTCCAGGCGAGAAATTACCAGTTGCAGCAGAAACACTTGCAAAACTGAATAATGGCATTTTGACTTTGCCTCTTTTGCTATCCCCATGCCTACTTGATTCAGTAAGCTCCGAACTATTAGACTCTATGGTCAAATCTAACAGTAACAAATTGTCCCCTGCATGGTGAACGACATATTATTATGGCTTTGCTTAAGAATATACATTTTGATTTCCGAAATACATTTTGAACACTTCTTTGCTCACCCTTTCTTTTgaactctttctttcttttgagcTCTTTCTTTCTCCTCACACAATAAACAAAAAGACTGAATACCAGTGCAAAAGATATGGTCGGTATGATGATTGCCCACAATAGCCCCGCAACCTTCGTGTTCTTATGTCCTGGAGATGTTACACCATTCCATGGAAGGAAATCAGAGAAATAGAATTATACATGCGTTGTACTTGTGTTACGACTGGATTTACGATTGGCAGTGCCTAGAGGTACCTCctcaaaaaaatctcaaacagaaaaatatataattgaaggaagaagaagaagaataagagacAACAACAGCAATAATAGTCACCAATAGCTAACAAGTCCTTGTGTTTTTCTGACCTTTGGTAATCGATTCCGAACGATCAAGCTtcagataaaaatcatttccataTCCATCATCTTCTGAGAGCTGCTTCACATTTAGCAGAGGAGTTTCCCATACTAAGCAGTCATGCTTTCGATGATCATAAGCATAAGCAATACAGGAACAGTTGGTCGAGCAAGCTGACATGCACTCTGCAGATTCGCTAATGTCCAATTTATTCGGATTACTTGGCCAATCTACCTGAGACAAGGGGTAAAATTTTGTATCATTGCGGCACTTCAGATCAATTTTCCTCACACACCCTCCGCCACTCGACTTGTTTCCTTCAGCAACCAACTGTTTAAATCCTGGCAAACAGTCACATCCTCTATCGGTTGTCTCACTGCATATGCTGAAAGCACCACAAAATGCATAAGCCCCGCACTTGGGCGAGGATAACAATTGCCAAGATTGGTTAACTTCTGTCCATGAGAATAGTCTAAACTGCCCTGTTACATCTAAAACTATTCTTAACATATCATCGGTGTACTTACTACGCCAAGTAACGGACTCCCCAACAATCACAAATATATCAGCCAGAAGACCAATGAGTGCGCTAGACCAGTATGTTTCAGATCCCTTCATTACTATTAATTCTTTCCAAGAACCCCGAAGCAGTTCGTTCCAAGAACCGAGATGCAGAGAGAAAAGACCAGGAGCAGGGTCTTCAGTACTTTTCCATGATTTTAATGACCATCCTGTGGTGACATCACTAATGTTCATTCCGGGCAAAAGAGTATCAGTAGGATGCTCAAAGCTTTGCCACAAAACAACATCTGAGACCCTCTTTATAACTCTAAGATTGCCTGTATCCAATAGCATGGCATGGGCCGTATCGTTCCCAGCAGAAGTGTTGGACACCGTGTACTGCATTCTGCCGCCAGATATCACAAGGGTCCCATCCGGATTAAGGGTTAGAACGGCAGAGGAATTTGGGAATGGCCGCTCTCTATTTGCAACCCAAACTACGGTGCGGTTAGGATCTTTCTTGTACCATATTCCCACGTAATACCTTGTCGAATTTCCCTGGGAGAAGAAACCAAATTCAAACTTCCCCGTAGTAGAGACAATAGTCTCCGAGGTTGTTAGTGATTGGCCTGGTCGGATAGTATCAGTGACACTACCATTGGCGAACTGCAAACCAAGACAGAATAAAAGCAGAAGGGCGGGAATAAAAGGAGAGATTCTACGGCTCATATTTGGATAAGAAAGCTTGCAGCACAGGTTGCTCTCTGCAGAACTACGGTATATTCTTGGACTTATAAGGAGACTTTGAGTTCAACAAGGCTGCATTATATAAACTTCAAAAGAACAAAGTTTTTTTGACCATTCAATTCACGTTTTTGCAGAagaattggaattttttttttaatgtcctCAACCAACATAGACCAGAAGCAGTAACCAGAAATTCTACGTTGGGGGCCATATTGATCTATGCAATGACGATGATGCTTGCATACATGcctatgtgtatgtgtgtgtgtgtgtgtgtatatattatacactttgttgtttataattataagaaaatacattatagacaatttaatttcatattcattcaatttataacaaatttctttttattttttaactaatgttttcaagtttctaaattttcggtattatatttttggtatttttttatgtatgtatactcattttttatattttggatgcAAAAActattcttttgatcaataaaattatgtttagtgataaaaaattatgaactttaagaaaatatatatactattttttttcatacttttaagaagattcaaaaattttagatgggattagaagaaaattttcatatGACACCATAATAAACTTACCAATCACATTTTTGTATTGCTAATGTACAATTTGACGTAGTGTATCaagttatatcaatttgtgaatttacttttatataatttttttatagctaaattatttttcttttagtattttgcTGTGATTGATTGACATTATTTAGATAAAAGGGtagttcaaaattcaaacatttcCTTTCTTGTCTATGATACAAAACCTCGTGACAAGGACGAAGTCACCATAAAGCACAGACACTACACAAGAAAGGCAACATCGTAGCATAATTCCAATGAGTAACGATCATGCAGTTGTTTACACATTTTCACAGATTCAAATTCGTTTCGGTTAGAACGGTTTTTTGAATCAAAACGGTTTGTATACCCCATCGTTACTCAAATTGAATCAAAAGAGATGTAAAGAGGAAAAGGTCTTTTGCAGTCTTCTTCTGCATGTAGTCTTGTGGAGTTGTCATCAGCTTTCTCGGAAGCTATACTTTCGCATGAGCTTCCCAGCCCTACAGCTGTATTCCAAAAGCAACTTATAAAAAGGTACCATTTTCCAGAAGCTAGCAAACAAAAGCAAACGTTTTGGAAGATCTGtctcatcatcaataaaaaaaaaagggaaacacACACTTCTATtatatcatcaaaaaatattAGTCATAGTTACCATTACACTACTGggaggatttaaaaaataaaagacaatgcTAGAAAGACCGAGAAAGGTGTCCCGTATTGTAcgcacttttcttttctttttttcaactaatttttatacatttttaaaaaataaaaaaaaacacttcactttcttaaataaaaaaaaaaaaaaataacaattgatAACTTTTATTGATAGAATTCTAAgttcaaatagtatttttcctttaaaaaaaaaaaaaaaaaaaggagattctagatgaaaaaataagatACGAATCATTAATCAATCATGTGCTGTTGAATGGAAAATATGTGCATGTAATTCAAAGTTGCCGTCTTCAagggatttttttctttctcaatgcTCATCCGAATAGACTTTACTCTGTGGGCCGTGGCCAGTGCCTCGCTTGcatcatttatttttaggtCAAGGTCGTGTTATTATTTCTCCTCTATTATTTATGCTCTCAAAGACTCAAACTTTAGTTGACTCTCGTTGTCTCAATCACCCACCGAACACGCTCATACGGAAAACAACCTTGCCAGCTTCATGGCCTAAAAGTCTTCTGAAACgaagaaaaataactaacatatgatttattatttttatttttttatttaaaacacgtacatatttaaatattaagatacatcaaaagataaaaatcacaaatcacattATTCTTTCTCATTACCCTAAGGATGGTGCTAGCAGCCCGTCCAGCGTTTACTGCTAGTTCAAATttgtagttatttttattttttttaacatctttaatcattaaaaaaaaattaaaaaaaaaagatacaatttcattaatagtcatttttttaaccactaagtaaaaaaataaaaaaaattaaaatattcgaACAATAACATTAAAGAAGTTAAGTAACATTTTCCTTATCCTAATACATAAAGCCTACACACgcttattgaaaaaaaaaaaaaaaaagaaaaaaaacaaaaaaaaaaagcttgaaaaccaaaaaccaaaaaccaaaaaagataaaagccTATAGTACACAGGAAGTGTGTCAGAAATCTCCCAGCCTCGCATAAAGTTTGAACTCTGCTAACAGATTTTGCATAGTCACGAGGAAGGTTACCTTAACAGATAAACATACTGCTGCCTCAAAAACTTCAACTCCTTTTGCTCCAGTAGTCATATATGCTTGTGACCTTTAAAGGCTCCGCATAGTCTGGTTCTAACCACGACAGAGATGTTAACGCCAAGAAAGTATGTATCCCGCAGAATCCCATGAGCATGTTGGCCGCACAGCAAGCAAACATGTCCATTAATCGTAACACTGGACTATAATGAATAACTGCTACGACTGATTTACTGATGATTTGCTGTACGTAGTTCGCTTAACATTCCGAGTGATTGGTAACAGGCCCTCCAAATATGGGTCTCATGTAGGCATCATCAAATTTCCTCCAATAGAAATGTCTGGTGCACACAGGCCTTTCTATCAGCAGGGATAAATCTATCCTTTGTACGGGTTATGTTGCTTGCGGCAGATTCTAATTCCAAGGAGATCAAAGGCATGTTCAAGTCTTGATCTTTGGAAGAAGTGGCTTTGACAAGATCATGTCCAGAAGAAAATGTCTTTTTTATGTAGGCAGGCACGCCAAAATGTTATTTCTGTTGATACCATTATTCAACAGCTTGAGATTCCGGTTGTTTTTAAATGCCATTGCTGTACGGATAATAAGATTGAGACAGTGGATCATGTGCTTTGTGATGGGGAGGGACCGAGGAAGGTCTGGGATTTTTGTTGTTGCTGTTTTTGCTATCCGATTACCTCAGACTCAAGTATGGATAGATGTTTTGAACATATGGTGGTGTCAGGCTTCTCTAGTCTTGCAAGTTCGTTGGTTTCGTGGTATTATTCCTATATTGATTTCTTTGACTTTTTGGAAAGTCCGATGTATGGCACGGatggaaaatacaaaatttgaatcAAAAGTCATTATTAGGATGGTGAAAGGGCTGCTTGCAAATATTTCGGGGTCTATGAAAATGTTTAAAGTGATGAGGGAGCATGACTTGGGAGTGTTGAGGGAACTCAACTGTCCCATGGTGCCGCCTATAGTTAAAAATCTGAAGTTGATTGCTTGGGCCCCGCCGACAAGGGTCTTCTCTAAGGTCAATGTAGATGGTAGCTCCCTTGGGAATCTTGGGATGGCCGGTGGGGAAGGTGTTGTTCGGGATGTGAATGGGTGGGTTCTTGGGAGTTTTGCTCATTCGTATGGTCAGGCTACAAATAATATTGCTGAGTGTAGAGCAGTGCTTGATGGATTTTATTTGCGTCAACAGCTGGGTCTATGAACTGTTTTAGTGGAATCGGACTCGAGTGTGGTGATAAGATGATTTATCTCGAGgacttataaatatttgtatttgtggAATTTTTGGGATGAAGCGACTTCTCTTTTGTCTTCTATGGATGTCCAATTTAAGCTCATGTTTAGAGAAGTTAACATGGTAGCAGATTTCTTAGCTAAATATGGGTCGAGTGGCAGAAATTGGAATTTTTTTGGGGAGGACTTTGTTTTGGGTAGACTAAAGGGGCTTATACGCACAGACAGGATGAGTATACCTTATGTTAGATACTAGTGGTTGGtttatttatgagttttttgtcaccacggtattcctccgccacaagtgaaggttcttttataatatttgggAGGGGGTCACTTTTGGACATGTGACGTtgaactcttttttcttttttctttttaaaaataaaataaaaaataaagtcctGATCTCTCGGAGAGGGTGATTCTCGATGCCgagttttgatattttcatgGTGGGGGGAATaagatagtttatatataagtGGTTTAGTTAGAAAACCAAACACCTGCAACCAGTATAGTAGATATTATCAAATCTTCGAGGTTAAAAACTTGTTGATCAATGTATCAACTCTCTACAACTACTCCGTCAGTCATGTTTATTTTTGGATCAAACAAAAAGGGCACGTATAGTTGGGAATTATGTCCACATTTTGTGGTGTGAAACAGTGTTTTATATATGCTCTTAATTGccaggaagaaagagagagaatatgtgAACTTCACAAACAAGGGGAGAATAGATTAGGACAGGATTTCgaacaattataaaattcaaaatcctaCACAGAATATTATTTGCAACTGTTTTGAACTGTAATGAACAGAAAAACAGAAACCTGTTTGAAAGCCAATGCAATAGAGACTGCCCCTCTCATAAGCCGATTATCTACATGGATAGAAATTTCAATAATGAGAGGCCGTCGAAGCGTGACTGCCTTTTCTGTAAGTATGGAACAAATCTATCATGGCAAACAAGGCAATACTAACCTGGTGTTTAAATGTGAGTTACTCTCTCTAGAGCTATGATAAGAATTTGATGGCTCTTGACATGTTTGaaaaagttcagtttttttcaTTCAACATTCATGTTTTGGTCTTTTGTCCTACACGCTACGACCAAACacgtaaaatattgttaatattaGACAGACATCTGAGTACAATATAGGATATTGGAAGCATTAGCATCTAGGAAGTTGTGTCCATGTTCATTCACATCATCTTGTCTCCCATAATCTTAGACAATCGTCCACATTCCCGAACATCAATAGAGTTCAAAAATCTTGGAGATCAAAGAACTACCATTTTGAGATCCAATTCTCACTCACGTTCTGTCTATCTGGTTGAAAAGTGAAACACCAAAGCTCTTTGGCAAGTTCAGATCCTCAGAAGAGAGCATTCCATCGGGTTAAAGCTTTGTATCAAGGAATCAGGGTCATCACTGATAAACATAAATGCCAGTTTAGTTTTGTGATGCCCATATTGGACTGTGAGAATGTTATGAAGAGATGTGCAGTGAGTCTTGCAATGTTTCAGGCATGCTTGATCTCTCCTTATCAGAGATGGAAGATCATATTTATCGACTATATAACAGGACTGACTATAATGCCATAACCATATTAACAGGTTCTACGgctaaagacaaaaaaatccCGTACACACTGCTCACTCTGTTGAGTGGACTTTGACATAAAACAGGAAAAAGGGGAAGTACAAACCGTTGGCAACCAAACAGAATGTTTTTGTGATGATTTACACAGATGGTATGTCGCTTATGGCCGGTCTTTCAAAGCTTAACGGCCTTCAACTATTGAAACTGTTGCATTCTTCATATAAGAGAAGTCTGACACGCCACTGATTGGGTTTGCCTTCATGTTACTTCTCACAAACAAGAAACCAGGTTGGTTGGGATAAGGTAGAACTGTACTATCATTGCTAAGCATTGCGACAACGTCGGACATGGTAGGTCTATCCGCTGCACTTTCTTGTACACAGAGAAGAGCAATGTTAATATATCTCAACACCATATACATGGAGGACATATCATCAAGGAGCAACGGATCCACTAAGTCTGATCCCTTGTCACTACTCCATAATTCCCACGCCTTCAAATCAAAGAACAAAATGGTTAAGCGATTGAATTCCTTTTTTCCTATCATTTGAGCTTTTGAGAGACTGGCAattcatcatcatatcataGTAATAGGAGAGGGCCAGGTGTATAAGAGGAGAGGAGTAATAAGATTAACTTTCTTTGCAGTTCTGGAATTCTTCCATTTGTTTCTTAACCATTTCTAGTTTCTTTTGCATTAACAATGTAAATCCTGAGTATTAATCAGAAGTCAAAACTGTTTAAATTTCTCCACTAGAAGGTACAAGTAAGATACTCACATATCCCAAAAGATGGAGAGAGTCAAGTTGATAAAAACCAGTGTTCTTCCGGCCACTCAAAATCTCTAACAATAAGACGCCAAAGCTAAAGACGTCAGATTTGATGGAGAAGACACCTTCCAGAGCATATTCAGGTGACATGTAACCGCTGTTCACAATCATcaagttaaaaatattagtaGCAGAATCTTTTATGTGCATGCCCATGCATGTGTATGCTATACTGATGAATTTGTTTGTATGATTCAGTAGTTTCCTTTATGTCACTTACTGCGTGCCCACGATCCTATTAGTATTTGCTTCTGACTCGtttcctccaaatattcttgccattccaaaatctgaaattttgggATTCATGTCGGTGTCCAACAAAATGTTGCTAGCCTTCAAGTCCCTATGTATAATCCTTAACCTGGAATACTGATGAAGATAAAGAAGTCCTTGAGCAACCCCTTGAATGATTTGAATCCGTTTCCCCCAATCTAGCATCTTGCGCTTTTCTGGAtctgttttaaaaatatgattagaTTGACAATACAGTGCCAAATTCGAAGGAcaaaataaaatcctaaaaagagGAATGAAGTGTATTCTTGAGAAATTACAAACCGAACAAGAAGAAATCCAAGCTTTTATTTGGCATATACTCATAAACAAGTATCTTTTCATCTCCTTCAATGCAGCAGCCCAAAAGTCTAACAAGATTCTTGTGTTGGAGTGTGGCTATGAGCATTGCTTCGTTTTTTAGCTCCTCCCAACCTTGCCCAGACCTTCTCGAAAGTCTTTTTACTGCTACCTCGTCCCCTCTCAGTAATATTCCCtggatttgtttttgttttgaaaaagatagAAAACAATAGAATAGTAAACTAGATCCGCAAGAAATCCACTATCAATGATAAGCACTAGGCACTTTCATCTCTAAAACTAACTAGTCTGGAAACTTTCAAACTCGAGACCACAACGACATTAACACACCACTTCCAAATATAACACACCTGGTACGTGCATGCAACAGTTTAATTTAAACTTAGTTTCATTAACCCAAAGTCAGCCCACTTCTTATTTAAATGGGTACAGAGTGGCTTTATAGTATATACAGCAACAAAAGAGGCATGTGTCTGTTAACATGATAGGTTAGTTACGGGCAAAGTGTTTACCCTGTATGTGTAGCCCGCATCCTAATAAGTTTAGGGATACTTAAACATACCTTGTAAACGGGTCCAAAACCGCCCTCGCCTAGCTTATTTGCAGCCGAGAAATTATCAGTAGCCGCAGAAACACTTGCAAAACTGAATAATGGCATTTTGACTTCGCCTCTTCTACTATCCCCATGCCTACTTGACTCAGTAAGCTCCGAACTATTAGACTCTATAGTCATGCTCAAATCTAACAGTAACAAATCGTCCCCTGCACGGTGAACAACATATGATTAAGGCTTTGCTTGAGAATATACATTTTGATTGCGGAAATACATTTCGAACACTTCTTAGCTCACCCTTTCTTCTGCGCTCTTTCTTTCTCCTCgcacaataaacaaaaagaCTGAATACCAATGCAAGAGATGTGGTCGGTATGATGACTGCCCACAATAGCCCTGCAACCTTCGTGTTCTTATGTCCTGAAGATGTTACAGTTTCATCCCATGGAAGGATATCAGAGAAATAGAATTATACATGCGTTGTACTTGTGTTCAGACTGGATTTACCATTGTCAGTGCCTAGAGGCACCTCCtcaaaaaaaattgcaaacagAGAAGTAAATAattgaaggaagaagaagaagtagaagagaCAAACAACGGCAATAATAGTCAGCAATAGCTGACAAGTCCTTGTGTTTTTCTGACCTTTGGTAATCAATTCCGAACGATCGAGCTtcagataaaaatcatttccataTCCATCGTCTTTTGAGAGCTGCTTCACATTTAGCAGAGGACCTTCCCATACTAAGCAGTCATGCTTTCGATGATCATAAGCATAAGCAATACAGGAACAGTTGGTCGAGCAAGCTGACATGCACTCTACAGAGTCGCTAATGTCCAATTTATTCGGATTACTGGGCCAATCTACCTGAGACAAGGGGGAAAATTGTGTATCATTTCCGCACTTCAGATTAATTTTCCGCACACACCCTCGGCCACTCGACTTATTCCCTTCAGCTACCAGCTGTTTAAATCCTGGCAAACAGTCACATCCTCTATCCGTTGTCTCACTGCATATGCTGTAATCACCACATAATGCATAAGCCCCGCACTTAGGTGAGGGTAACAAATGCCAAGATTGGTTAACTTCTGCCCGCGAGAGCAGTCTAAGCTGCCCTGATACATCTAAAACTATTCTTAACATTTCATTGGTGTACTTGCTACGCCAAGTAACGGACTCCCCATCAATCACTAATATATCAGCCAGACGACCAATGAGTGCACTAGTCCAGTATGTTTCAGACCCCTTCATTACGATTAATTCTTTCCAAGAACCCCGAAGCAGTTCGTTCCAAGAACCGAGATGCAGAGAGAAAAGACCAGGAGCAGGGTCTTCTGTGCTTTTCCATGATGTTAATGACCATCCTGTGGTGAAATCACTAATGTTCATTCCGGGCAAAAGAGTATCTGTAGGATGCTCAAAGCTTTGCCACAAAACAACACCTGAGACCTTCTTTGCAACTCTAAAATTGCCTGTATCCAATAGCATGGCATAGGCCGTATCGTTCCCAGCTGAAGTGTTGGCCACCGTGTACTGCATTATGCCGCCAGATATTACAAGGGTCCCATTTGGATTTAGGGTTAGAACGGCAGAGGAATCTGGGAATGGCCGCTCTCTATTTGCAACCCAAACTACGGTGCGGTTAGGATCTTTCTTGTACCATATTCCCACGTAATACCTTGTCGAATTTCCCGGGGAGAAGAAACCAAGTTCAAACTTCCCCTTAGCAGAGACAATAGTCTCCGAGGTTGTTAGTGATTGGCCTGGTCGGAGAGTATCAGTGACCCTACCATTGGCAAGCTGCAAACCAAGACAGAATAAAAGCAGGAGGGGGGGAATAAAAGGAGAGATTCTACGGCTCATATTTGGATAAGGAAGCTGCGGTTGCTCTTTGCAGAAGTAGGGTATATTCTTGGACTAAGGAGACGTAAGAGTTCAACAAGGCTCATATAAAGTTCAAAAGAACAAAGTGTTTTTGCCCATTCAACTCACGTTTTTGCAAAAGCAAtggaattaattaatgaaattttacGTCCTCCATTTCACGTAATATAAACTTACCAACCACGTTTTTGTATTTTGCTGTGATTGATTGACATTATTTAGGTGAAGGGaacttcaaaattcaaacattttctCTTGTCCATGATAGTCAAACCTTATGAGTACGACTAAGACACCGCTTGGCTACTGTGGCtagattttagttattttattgacTCTCGTTTCACTTTTTAGCAAGTCCCATGAAGGGTGGCCTTGATAATTCTTCAGCCTGGCTTTAATTGCACTGTCGAGTCGAAAGGAGTCGGTCAAAAGCAAGGCGTAGACATACTATGCCCCAAATAGTAAAAGTATTATCTAATTCAtgtcataattataattttattaaatttttatataaaatataataaataatttaattttttcaaatatcaaaatcataataatattaaaaaaataatattttattcaacattcaactttcatctaaaactatctgatctcatttcactatccaaaccgtacCTGCTCAGTTTAGATTGAGAAACACTCTTaacccatctcatttcatttcatctcatcattacaacttttataaatttctacataaaacataataaacaatttaaatttttcaaattttaaaataataataatattaaaaataacattttatttaatagcaAGAAAAAAT
It contains:
- the LOC121235600 gene encoding uncharacterized protein LOC121235600, which translates into the protein MSRRISPFIPPLLLLFCLGLQLANGRVTDTLRPGQSLTTSETIVSAKGKFELGFFSPGNSTRYYVGIWYKKDPNRTVVWVANRERPFPDSSAVLTLNPNGTLVISGGIMQYTVANTSAGNDTAYAMLLDTGNFRVAKKVSGVVLWQSFEHPTDTLLPGMNISDFTTGWSLTSWKSTEDPAPGLFSLHLGSWNELLRGSWKELIVMKGSETYWTSALIGRLADILVIDGESVTWRSKYTNEMLRIVLDVSGQLRLLSRAEVNQSWHLLPSPKCGAYALCGDYSICSETTDRGCDCLPGFKQLVAEGNKSSGRGCVRKINLKCGNDTQFSPLSQVDWPSNPNKLDISDSVECMSACSTNCSCIAYAYDHRKHDCLVWEGPLLNVKQLSKDDGYGNDFYLKLDRSELITKGHKNTKVAGLLWAVIIPTTSLALVFSLFVYCARRKKERRRKGDDLLLLDLSMTIESNSSELTESSRHGDSRRGEVKMPLFSFASVSAATDNFSAANKLGEGGFGPVYKGILLRGDEVAVKRLSRRSGQGWEELKNEAMLIATLQHKNLVRLLGCCIEGDEKILVYEYMPNKSLDFFLFDPEKRKMLDWGKRIQIIQGVAQGLLYLHQYSRLRIIHRDLKASNILLDTDMNPKISDFGMARIFGGNESEANTNRIVGTHGYMSPEYALEGVFSIKSDVFSFGVLLLEILSGRKNTGFYQLDSLHLLGYAWELWSSDKGSDLVDPLLLDDMSSMYMVLRYINIALLCVQESAADRPTMSDVVAMLSNDSTVLPYPNQPGFLFVRSNMKANPISGVSDFSYMKNATVSIVEGRYLLISPRIYRSSAESNLCCKLSYPNMSRRISPFIPALLLLFCLGLQFANGSVTDTIRPGQSLTTSETIVSTTGKFEFGFFSQGNSTRYYVGIWYKKDPNRTVVWVANRERPFPNSSAVLTLNPDGTLVISGGRMQYTVSNTSAGNDTAHAMLLDTGNLRVIKRVSDVVLWQSFEHPTDTLLPGMNISDVTTGWSLKSWKSTEDPAPGLFSLHLGSWNELLRGSWKELIVMKGSETYWSSALIGLLADIFVIVGESVTWRSKYTDDMLRIVLDVTGQFRLFSWTEVNQSWQLLSSPKCGAYAFCGAFSICSETTDRGCDCLPGFKQLVAEGNKSSGGGCVRKIDLKCRNDTKFYPLSQVDWPSNPNKLDISESAECMSACSTNCSCIAYAYDHRKHDCLVWETPLLNVKQLSEDDGYGNDFYLKLDRSESIWNGVTSPGHKNTKVAGLLWAIIIPTISFALVFSLFVYCVRRKKELKRKKEFKRKGDNLLLLDLTIESNSSELTESSRHGDSKRGKVKMPLFSFASVSAATGNFSPGNKLGEGGFGPVYKGTLQRGDVAVKRLSRKSGQGWEELKNEAMLIATLQHKNLVRLLGCCIEGDEKILVYEYMPNKSLDFFIFDSEKRKILDWGKRIQIIQGVAQGLLYLHQYSRLRIIHRDLKASNILLDTDMNPKISDFGMARIFGGNESEANTSRIVGTQGYMSPEYLMQGVFSVKSDVFSFGVLLLEILSGRKNTGHLLGYAWELWSSGKGSDLVDLLLLDDMSSMSMVLRYINIALLCVQESAADRPTMSDVVAMLSNDSTVLPYPNQPGFLFVRSNMKANPIGGVSDFSYMKNATVSIVEGR